Below is a genomic region from Gadus morhua chromosome 4, gadMor3.0, whole genome shotgun sequence.
catttaggggcgtttaacagacgcttttatccaaagtgacttgcataagtacatttgtcagaggaaagagaaacaatatagcCTACTGCTGTCGAACCGAAACATCCAAAATAAATAGAACTCAATGAACACCACTAATATCAGCACAAAATAAAGCATCAATAGAGTTATTAACCACAGATGAAATTTAACCAGCAACAGAACGTAACAAAATACGCTCGCATACGTAATAAAAGCTAAGCTAAGCAGAGTAAGTGACTCTAAAGTAAAAGGTCTTAGGTATATCGCCGCCGCGTTGCAGGTCATCTGGATATGATAAGAAGCAAAATGATCAAGGTTCAAAGAAACTGGGTTAAATTGACCGTACGGGGTTCAGAGCGAGTTCCCTCGGTACCAGTACTGAGTGGAGATAAAGAGCTGGACGGCCAGAGGAATGAAAGAATACCAAAGCACTTTTTAGTTCTACGAGCTGCGACAGAAGAGAGCAGCACCCACATGTGTCCACTGTGATAGAGATCTTTGTTTCTTTTCATCGTCCCGTCAATGCGGTGGATCCCTTTGAGGTGGCGTGAGAGACGTTTAAAGATGGGCTTTCTAACGGATTAGCGTACCCCTATTGCTCCTCTTGGTGATGACGTTACTTTAATAACACACCGCGGGCCGACACTGTGGCCATCACTGGAGGGAGAccggcccaacacacacacacatgcagacacacacacacacgcacgcacgcacacacacacacacacacacacacacacacacacacacacacacacgcacgcacgcacgcacgcacgcacgcacgcacgcacgcacgcacgcacgcacgcacgcacgcacgcacacacacacacacacacacacacacacacacacacacacacacacacacacacacacgcacaagaaagcccacacagagacacgcacaaaaGAAAGCACATACGCACAAGAAagcccacacagagacacgcacaaaagaaagcacatacgcacacacagacataggtGTGCACAGACAGATGTaggctctctcacacacacacacacacacacacacacacacacacacacacacacacacacacacacacacacacactagccccTAACAAGGCCTAATAGCAGCCATGTGTTGGTCCCTTCAGACCTGTGGggacagggtcaggggtcagacctGTGGggacagggtcaggggtcagacctGTGGGGACATCAAACAGATTCCAGTCTCCAGCCCCaggtctgacccctgaccctgtcaCCCATTCAGCCCGGCAACCGTCGCTAGGGGTCGGCCAtccttcacatgcacacacacagttttgaaTTGTGATACATTCATATACATTGATACATAaagagggtctctctctctctctctctctctctctctctctctctctctctctctctctctctctctctctctctctctccctctgtctctctttccctctctccttctctccccctttctctgtctctctctctctctctccctctgtctctctctccctctctgtccctctgtctctctctcccccccgcctctctctctctctctctctctctctctcctggttaaTTTCCCatccatgtgtctctctctctccctctctctgtctccctctctctctctctctctctctctctctctttctctctctctctctctctctctctctctctctctctctctctctctctctctctctctctctctctctcctggttaaTTTCCCatccatgtgtctctctctctccctctctctgtctccctctctctctctctctctctctctctctctctctctctctctctctttctctctctctctctctctctctctctctctctctctctctctctctctctctctctctctctctctctctctctctctctctctctctctctctctctctctcctggttaaTTTcccatccatgtgtgtgtcgaCGCCTCTCCGCTAAAAGATCAGCTTTTGAGAGCAGATTAGATCAATCATTCCTAGCATTTCACCTGGTGCCCACGTTTACTAAAGGGATTAAGGCTGCATGTTGTCAACCATTAGACGGTTTCCCTTACCTGAGTGAGTTAATCCCATGGATTTACTATTAGGATCATTTTACAGTCATATCCATATGATCTGTTTGGTATGTAAAATGGAAAGCAAGTGAATCCATGTGCTGAATACAGGCTTAAGTTATACGCTATGACGGTCAGCTTCACGTAAAATGTGGTGTCAATTTAACGACATAATGCACTAAATATATGATATACTAAGCCAGGAACGAAGATGCCTGATAACAATTTAGCAGGACATCCCTGGGAAGTCCTGCCATGTATGGTAGCTCCTGGCCGATGTTGCCAGAATAGGAACATACATTGTCCGACAATTAAATTAAACCACTGGATCATATCACTGCCTCTCGCTGGCCAGGGGAtctccctctccgtcctctAAAGATAAGATAAGACCCGTCATGTGGTCGTTCATTTCAGCCAGTCAGAATCGCCTGTACCGCCTACCTGGTGTGCTTCAACAGAGACGTTGCTTGTGGTTCCACCTCATTACAGCAAGTGTAAGAAAATGGCTTTCCTCCATCTGTAGAAATAATGCCAGGtatctctctgtccccttcTGCTTTCGGGATAATATCGCACTGACAGTGATCATGAGGAgtaaactccccccccccccccccccccctccacacacataaactcactattattatttttaattaaagaGCAATCCCATCGTTCTGTGATCGCTCTCATTACACAACTCCTCACTGTTTATTTACCCAGGTGTGCGATAACGACAAGCGTGTAATAAAGTGTAATAAAAAACGGAGCGAACGCACCATGTGTAAACAATATGAGATTGTGATGATTTTTTAATGAGGTAACCATGGAAATACAGCGGTAGGAAAATTTGATCAAGCTGCTACGGTGACAATTTACCATCACCAATCGTTAAACAAACGGATATGTCACCCTGTATAGCATGAATGCTTACTTATTGGTTTTATATATTTGATGACTGAAAATGTGATAGTGCTTGCATTAATGAACGGTATAAAATTGAATAACACACAATGCTCACAGTATCAAGCAAAAGAACTGTTTAATTCTTGGACCAACATATTTACACTCATCACTTTCTCAGGCTCCTTCGGTTACAGACTCCAATAGTAACACATTCTTTGTCTGTGATAATTTGCTGTGAACTCAGTAAAAGGATCAACCACTATGTACAACAAAAAATGAGTAGAACAGATAATAATTCCGTGGGATTTACGTTCCTTTCATCGCCCGTTGGATTTGTCCTCAGATGGAACGAACTCTGAGGGGTGTGACCTGACCCGCGACCGATTAATCCCAGAGAAAGAGCAGAACAAAGCCAAAGAAATAATCCCTCAACGCTCAATTCTTCCAAAAGGGAAGCACAATACTTTGGTTCATTAGGCCTATGTCACACTAGGATTTATAATTAACTCTTCCAAGACAATATCACTGCATAAAAAGTATGTTTTTAACCCACAGCAGTATTGGGGTTGTAGCGAGAGATTCAGTCAAATAAGTGCTATAGAATATTACCTCAGCAATATGAAATTAATTCGGACATAAAGGAATCTTAAATTGTCACCAAACACTAAATGGAAACcgcaacagcgccccctctgGTGAGAGGATGTATTGGATACAAGCGTCAatcaccacacaaacaaacgataGATCAAATTACTTTGATGACCTGTAGGTGGCACTGTGGCCGCGCTTTTCCTTAAGAGTTTAGCGTTGCTTTTTGAATATAAACACCATTAGCATTCAGAAGCAACTGCATAGGCAACAGGTTGACACAGGGCAGTGGAGTTTAATTCTAGAACGTCTACATCAGGGGATTCCCACACCTGTTTCACGGCGTGACCAACTTTTGGGTCTCGTCCCGACGACcactgggttcaaaccccaactGACGTTGAACCCTGGACCTGGGCGGAGAAGGGTGGGCTCACACCgacttcctcctcttcccgaAGACGTTGTTGATGAGCTTGGCCATGGACTTGGAGCCGCTGGGCCGGCGGCGGCGTTCCTTGGCCTTGCTGCCGGCGCAGACGCTCTGCACCACCTTGGAGAACACCAGCGCCACCTCCTGGCTGTGCTCCGCCGCCGACAGCTCCAGGAAGCCGCAGCGGTGGTCGGCGGCGAGGCGCTGGCCCTCCTCGTGGTCGACCTCCCGCATGTGGCACAGGTCCTGCTTGTtgcccaccagcaccaccggcCGGCCCGCCGCCGCCTCACCGTCCCTGGGAGACACGGACACGGAGGGGGGGTTAGGACCTCCAtctctgttgtgttgttgtagcgCTAACTTTGTTATGTTGTTGTAGCGCTAACTTTGTTATGTTGTTGTAGCGCTAACTTTGTTGTGGCACTGATTTTGTTGAGCTACAACAGCAGTAACTTGCACCTTCGTGGTTCTGCTTGTTGGAGCTCTAACtcggttgtgttgttgtagcgCTAACTTTGTTTTGTAGCGCTAACtcggttgtgttgttgtagcgctaactttgttgtgttgttgtagcgttaactttgttgtgttgttgtagagCTAACAGTGTTGTGTGGTTGTAGCACTaactttgttgtgttgttgtagcgctaacactgttgtgttgttgtagcgCTAACtcggttgtgttgttgtagcgCTACCTTTGTTTTGTAGCCCTAACtcggttgtgttgttgtagcgCTAACTTTGTTGTGCTACAACAGCAGTACCTTGCGCTAACTTGGTTCTGCTTGTTGTAGCACTAactctgttgtgttgttgtcgcGCTAACTCTGTGTTATTGTAGCGCTAACtcggttgtgttgttgtagcgctaactttgttgtgttgttgtagcgttaactttgttgtgttgttgtagagCTAACAGTGTTGTGTGGTTGTAGCACTaactttgttgtgttgttgtagcgctaacactgttgtgttgttgtagcgCTAACTCTGTTGTATTGTTGTAGCGCTAACTTTGTTGTTTTGTAGCGCTAACTTTGTTTTGTAGCGCTAACtcggttgtgttgttgtagcgCTACCTTTGTTTTGTAGCCCTAACtcggttgtgttgttgtagcgCTAACTTTGTTGTGCTACAACAGCAGTACCTTGCGCTAACTTGGTTCTGCTTGTTGTAGCACTAactctgttgtgttgttgtcgcGCTAACTCTGTGTTATTGTAGCGCTAACTTTGTTCTGCGTGTTGAAGCGCTaactttgttgtgttgttgtagtgCTAACTTTATCGTAGCCCTATCTTTGTTGCGCTACAACGTAGCCCTATCTTTGTTGCGCTACAACAGCAGTAACAGCAGTAACAAGCAGAACCAGTAACTTGGTTCTGCTTGTTGTAGTGATAACTAAGGTGCTTTTAGCTCTAACTTTGTTGCGTTGTTGTTGCGCTCACGAGCGTATGAGCTCATCAGCTAACGACTGAGTCAAACCGCTCTATCATGAGAACTAAACTGCAGTCGGGGGAAGCGACCCACGCAGTTCAGCGTGACCCTCGACTGCAGGGGATTGAGAGGAGATTGAGGTGAAAAGCTGCTATGCTTTGGGGCTTGATGTGTAAAGACTGCAATCTGAGCTCATTGATTGCACCTGGGGAAATGCGACGCTGTCGTGGTGCTAaatgtttctgattggcttggtGAGTAACACAGGTAATCGCTCAAGTCTACTTTGAGGCAATCAGAGTCTATCAAAAAGCCGGTTTGGGGCATTTTCAGTGGATGTGATTTTGCTTTCTTGCCATCGTTTCAAATAAAATGTTGTTCAGATTAGCACCATTTATGTAAAGGACCATCATTAAAATCGTTATGACTAGAAgagtaagtaaaaaaaaaggggtttgTGAACAGCCCATGAAAGACTAACATCAGTCCCATGTAgtgacacctgtgtgtgtgaaagcatttTCACAGAAACTCAACAGTGCGGTAAAGTAACAACTGGTTCCTGTCATTCTAACCTAAGGTTTCTTCTATTTATGTCAGCACCAGCACGCTCAACGTATACGCACTTGACTCGTCAGGTCTGTACTGCTGCACTGTCATACCTAAGCAAGATTTTTCCTTGCTAATTGAAGGAGTTATTTCTTGCCCTCtggagggctggggaggggggggggtcatcaatatttggcctgttaagccctttgagagtgtagctgtgattaagggctctactaataaaatgtaatttaaatcGACCGGACCGGTAACTCATGTTAAAGGGACTATCATTTTGACCAGGTTATTGATGAATGAAAGGGGCCCCTAGTCACCTTTTGCTGGCCCCTGGGTGCGTCTCTCTCATCAGGTGGAGGATGTTCTTGGCAGCCTGGAAGGAGGACCGGTCGCTGATGTCGTAGATGACCAAGAAACCGTCGCCCCAGTGGATCTGGTCGCTCAGCGCAGACTTCCccgcacacaccttcacacgGGGAGAACAACAAAGGCGTGGTTACTCAGTGTTAaccctgggggagggagagttgaTCCCAATCACAGCCTCAATGGTTTCAGAGGCCTGCATTGAAATCAGCTCTGACGAAACCAAAGACTGTAAACCTTGAACCCTTAAAGGTCAACCAAAACATGGGATGGATCTCTTGAGGCCGGAGAGGATCCAAGCTAGGAAACACAGGCTCTCGTGACCACTTGAGATATTAAAGTGTTGCTATTATGTAGCTGTCTTCAATACACAAGGCGAGGCCGCACCCACAGTGTGGAAGGCTGCTGTGGTGAAGGCAGGGACAACACCGTAGTTATCAGGACAGTTTAACACAAGGTCGGGTCCCGCTTTACAGAATGCACgcttcagaaaaaaaacaaagaggcaCTGCAGTTCCTCTATGTAGCAAACAACGAACAAGAATAAAATGAAAAGGTGTTGAGTGTTGTTGAGATGGACGAAGGTCAGCAGCTGGTGAAACTTGTTGATGCCATTTTGTTTCTTGTGTTCGTAGCATTCTAATGTGTCATGGCAACAATATGGTGCCATCCGATTGGTTGGCAAGCGATTGATCGAGATGGTGTAATTAGGTTAAAAACGCCTGTTGTTTGACCACCAATAGGTGTGCGATGTTCCAGGCTGTTTCTGTTAATAAAGGTTTGTATCATTGTAAGACCGTCAGGTTGTGGTTCTGTAGCAGTCTTTACTCTCACCTGTGAGCAGGGGTCATACAGCTCCACGTTAAGCTGTCTCCCATCCAGAGTTAGACGCTTTCTGTAGATACactctggaggggggagagagagagagagagagagagagagagagagagagagagagagagagagagagagagagagagagagagagagagagattcaaacAGCTGATAGTACATAAACATTGTGATTGAAACCTGTGTAGCAGCAGGCCAGATAACCTGAAGGCACATTGCCGTGTGCCACGGGAGAAACCACACAATCTCTGGTGAAACCCACAATTTACTCTTCACTTCCCTGTACTGAACTACTGATGACTCATTTAGTTTCCTTCAAAGATAGGAACGACACGTGACACAGGAATATTTAACGAAATATGGGAATATTCCAATGCAGTCGGAATTGCATCACAACTTCATTATACTAAATACCTAAATCGATGCCGAATTGAATTCTAGTTAAagataatcacaatcataaAAAAGTAAGATGTACCCCATAAATCACTATGTAAATTATGTTTCTCACTTCAGcatatgcattgtatcctacTGTATATCGCCAATTCCATATCAAGTGTTTTACATGAATTAATCTATCTGCAAAACAAGCAAGCCTTCAAAAAGGGGTCTAAATAAATAGTCTCCAAACTTTAGGTGTCTTACCGGTCAACGAGGCGTACTCCCCGATGAACCTCCGCG
It encodes:
- the rergla gene encoding ras-related and estrogen-regulated growth inhibitor-like protein is translated as MNDIKLAVLGSEGVGKSALIVRFLTRRFIGEYASLTECIYRKRLTLDGRQLNVELYDPCSQVCAGKSALSDQIHWGDGFLVIYDISDRSSFQAAKNILHLMRETHPGASKRDGEAAAGRPVVLVGNKQDLCHMREVDHEEGQRLAADHRCGFLELSAAEHSQEVALVFSKVVQSVCAGSKAKERRRRPSGSKSMAKLINNVFGKRRKSV